CAACAAGCCTGTAAAACCTTATATGACGCCGTGGTGAAGCATCCTTTTATGGTGGCGGGAACCGAGCGTTATTGCACAGACATGATGAGGGTATTGCAGCAACGCGTATTCCTTAAAGTTGGGGCAGAAGGTGTTTATATTGCTGCGATTCCTGAGCTAAAACTTGCCATTGCGTTAAAGTGTGATGATGGCGCAGTACGAGCGGCTGAGTCTGTCATGACAGCCTTATTGGACCATGTTGGCATTACGTCTTTTGTTGCGGATGACATTATGCAGGGTTATCGCTCAGTCACCTTAAAGAATTGGGAAAAGCGCACAACCGGCGCGATTGTTTGTCAAATCTGATTTGTTAAACCTCCAATGAGGTGTCACACAACCATGATCGAACTTAAATACACCAAAGACCTTGCTCGCCTTCGTCGCCTGGCTTTGTCGTCGCAAGGCTTGTTACAGACGAGTCCGTTTGGTAGCGGCTTGGCTGGCGCACGTAAGGCAGTGAGTTATTTAGGTTACGTTCAGATCGATACTATTTCTGTGGTGGAGCGGGCACATCACCATGTGCTTCATTCTAGAGTGCCCAAGTTTGACCCTTCGATGATAAATAAGATGTTGATTGAGGGCGATATTTTCGAATATTGGTCTCACGCGGCGGCGTTTCTTCCTATTGATGACTTTCGTTTTTCCCTACCTTATAAGCACGCGATTAAAAGTGGTCAAACTCATTGGAATAAAAATCCTGATAGAAAACTGATGGCGGAGCTATTAGAGCGAATTCGTACGGAAGGACCGTTGCGTTCCCGAGACGTCGAAACCAAAGTCAGTAATCGCGCAGGCTGGTGGGACTGGAAACCAGCTAAAAAGGCGCTGGAACAGTTGTTCATGGAAGGTGATCTAATGGTGAAGGATCGCGTTGGCTTTCAAAAAAACTACGATTTAACCGAGCGAGTTTTCCCCTCTTCCACCAACGTAACCATGCCGAGTATGGAAGAATTTGTCACGCATATGGTCGATCAACAGCTTCGTTGTCATGGGGCTGTATCACTGAAAGGGTTAACCTATTTACGCCGCAATACAGCGCTGCGTAACGCAGTGAAGTCTTTGGTTAACGAGCGTTTAGCGCAAGGCGTGTTAGAGCAAGTTCAGCTTAGTAGTGGTGAGGTGTATTTCATAGAAACGGGTGCGCTTGAGCGTCGCCTGCCAAATTTGAGCAACCGCCTGCATATTTTGTCACCATTCGATAACAGCGTCATTCAGCGTGATCGGCTCAAGCATCTATTTCAATATGATTACCAGATCGAATGTTATGTGCCAGAAGCCAAGAGGAAATATGGCTACTTTTCCTTACCGCTGCTTTTTCGGGGCGAATTCATTGGACGAATGGATTGCAAGGCTCATCGAAAAGAGCGCCGCTTAGAAATCAAATTTTTGTATCTAGACACACAGGGCTTGGATGATGATTTGGTGATTCACTCCTTTGTCGAAGCCATTAAAACATTCAGTCAATTCCAACAATGTGATTCGGTGACCTTGACTGCGGTGAACCCTAAGCGTTTAACGCTCTCTTTGCAGAGTCGGTTAAACGCCATATAAATGGCTGGATTTCCAACTGTTTGATCTTGTTATGACGCTATAGGTTATGCAATCGACGGCGGTAGAAAAGCCCGGCAATCACTAACGCTAGCATCAAACCGAATTCGGCGATCAAGACGGTGGCGATGGCCGTTTGGTGGCTTTGCGTCATCTCGAAGGTTTGGTAAAGAATGGTGCCAAGTAATGCCGAACCAAACCCAAATGCGGCTTGCTGAACCGTGGTAAGCATGGCGCTGCTGGCTCCCGCGTCTTTTTTAGAGACTTCTGATAAGCCAATCCGAAAGAAACTCCCGACGATGAAAGCTTGCCCAACACCAATAAAAAAGGTGGTCGGTAATAATGTGGTGACGCCGATATTGGGCCAGAAATGGTAGAAGGTCCATGCCAAGGTAAGTAACGCGGGCATTTGTAATGCACAGCCTAAAAATAGTGTATTAAGCTTACCAATTCGATCCGAAATTCTGGCGCTGTAAAGGGAGCCGATAAAAAAGGACAGACCCAGCATAATGAAAGCGTTGCCTGATTCTAATGGAGATTTCCCTAAACCAGACTGAAACGTAAGGGCGACCGAAAACATAAAACCGCTCCAACTGGAAAACATCAGAACCGCTAAAATAATGCCGAATTGAATGGAATGCAGACGCAGCAAGCGCGGTGGCATTAATGGAAAACGGCCATTCTTTTCTTTTTGGAGTTCAACTTTCCACAGTAAATACAAAAGAGGAATAACGCACACAAGCATGGTTAAGAAAGGCCATGACCAATGATATTCTGGCCCTAAGGCGACAGGAATCAATAAACAAAGCAATGCCGCTGCGAGCACGAATGTTCCTGTCCAATCTACATTGGCAGGGTGCTCTGATCGACTTTCTGGTACCCAAATACGCGCACAGATAAGAATACCGATGCACACGGGAATGTTGATCAAAAACACACTGCGCCAACCCAAGCCTGCCACATCAGCCGAGACTAAAAAGCCCCCTAAAACTTGCCCAAGCACAAACGCCAATCCACCCACGGCGCCGTAAGAGCCAATCGCAAAAGAGTGACGTTTACCCGTTAATGTAACGTGAATGGTGGCGAGAATTTGCGGCACTATCATGGCCGCGCCAACACCTTGCGCGACCCGAGCGATAAGTAGTCCAGTAATGGAAGAGGACAAACCACAGGCCAGTGACGCAATGCCAAATACCCAGACGCCCATGATGAATAAACGTCGACGCCCGAAGTTATCGCCTAAACGTCCGCCCATTGCCAAGCACACGGCAAAGCCAACACCATACGCTGCGACCATCAATTCTAGTTGAAGGTGACTGGCATCCAATGATTCTGCAATAGAAGCCAGCGCCACATTGACAATGGAAAAATCGATTAAGGGCAGTAGTTGCCCCGCCATTAGTATGATCAGCCCAGCTCGACTCAGTGTTTTTGTTTCTGTGTCCATTGTATTGAAGCGCTCTTATTTGTCTGTTTAATGGCGACAGTATGTTGAATAAATTAAACAGGTACCAGCGTCTCTTTCCCCTAGCCGCAGCATCACGGCCTTTTAGGCGATACTTACTGATTCTTTCCTTATTGATTTGAAACGTCACCACTCATCCACCTAATAAACTCATGGCGTCGTGTTGATCATTCGTCTAGGTTAATTTGGGTGGTGGTTTTTACTGTTCGAAGCGAAACAGAGGTTTGGAATTTTCGAATGTTAGTGTCTGTGTGGATCACTCGATCTACAAACCGCTCATAAGCTTGAATGTCTGGCACGATGACGATCATCATAAAATCGTAACTACCGGTTATTTGATAACAATGCCTCACTTCTGTGGCATTGCTGATGGACCGTTTAAAGTCATCGTATATTTCTTTACGGTCACGTTCCATTTCTACCGATACCAATAAGGTCAACTTATTGCCGGTTAGCTCAGGGTTCACCAAGGAAACGTCTCCGACAATAATGTTGTTATCTCTGAGTCGCTTTACTCTTTTATGGCAAGCTGGTGGCGACAAACCAACCTCTTCGGCCAAATCAATATTTGCGATACGGTTGTTGCGCTGGAGGATGGTTAAAATTTTCCGGTCTAAGTTGTCTATTTCCATAAATTTCTCAAAATTAATGCTTTTAGATATAAAATTTCTTATAAAAAGAGGTTTTAGAAATAATAATATCTTTTTTTGATTGTATTAATAGGCATATTTTTTGATATACACATAAGATTCGTTACATTATTTTCTTTGGAATAAGACGATGCATAAACAAATAATGGTGTTGGTTGGGCTTTTATTGAATGGTCTGTGGAAAGAGATTCTTAACGTCACATGGACGCTTTATAAAATCATGATCCCGATGATTATTATCATCAAAATCATAGAAGAATTCGGCGGCATCGTGTTACTGAGCCAATGGCTGAGCCCTGTTATGTCGTTGGTAGGTTTGCCCAGTGAAATGGGCTTAGTATGGGCGACCACAATCGTGACCAATATGTACGCTGGGCTGGTGGTGTTTATGAGCATGGACACGGATTTAACCGTGGCCCAAGTGTCCGTTCTGGGGATTTTATTATTGCTCGCGCATTCGTTGCCTTTAGAAGCCGCTGTCGCTAAAAAAGCAGGCGTTGGGATCGTGGTGACGCTGGTTATTCGTCTTGGTGGCAGTTTATTAATGGGCTGGATTTTTCATAAAATTTACCAAAGCGGGGATTTGTTAAATACGCCGGCCGACATCGTTTGGCGCCATGCTCCAACCAGTGACCCAAGCTATCTTGCCTGGGCAATGGATCAGCTTCAAAGCCTAGTGATGATCTTTGTTGTGATTGCCGTGCTGATTACTTTTCTGCGTATTTTAAAACTGTTGGGTATCGAAAAGCTCATGGGGATTTTACTTAAGCCCATTTTGTCGATGCTTGGCATCAGTCGTGAAGCCACGAATTTGGCTATCGTTGGCATCACACTCGGTGTTTCTTTTGGTGGCGGTTTGCTGATTAATGAAGCGAAACGAGGCCACATTTCGCCAAGGGATATTTTTGTCGCCATGATGCTGCTCAATCTACTTCACAGTCTGATTGAAGACACATTACTGGTTCTTCTGATCGGCGCAAACTTCACCACGATATTTTGGGGGAGGATTGTATTTTCTATCGTGGTCATTGGTATTTTAGTGTTTACTATCAACCGAATAGATGAAAAAACCTGCCGTAAATATTTGTATAAAAAGATCAGTGATTCCTAGTGGGCTTTTCCGTATTTTTCTAAGAACAAATAGGATTTACGCCTCCGGCGGCGCAGCATTGCTGTCTAACAAAAGCTTAAAACTAAAAGGCCGCCTAAGCCTCGTCATGTGCGAAGCACAGATAAAACCTCTGCTGAATTTGTATCGCCAACAATGGCGGGACTTAGTGGGGGAGTTGTAGTTTTGGCTTTAACAAAAACCACTACCTCAATTTGCTGTCTGGTTAACATAAGTGGCGTTTCGATGAGATTGGCGGCAGTTTCGAAGTATTGCTTTGTAAACCATGTAGTCGGTCTATATACCCCTCCCCTCGAAGATAAGGGGAGAGGACTGGTCTAAGACCGAAACCGCAGGTTTTCTCTATTGAGCTGATCAATCGATGTTTTGCCCATGAGTTTCATATCGCGTTCGAGTTCGGCTTTCATCAAACCTAGGGCACGTTCTACGCCGGGTTGTCCGGCGGCGGCGAGTGGATATAAGTACATGCGGCCGATGCCGACGGCTTTTGCCCCAAGAGATAAGGCTTTGAGTACGTGGGTGCCGCGTTGTACGCCGCTATCAAAGATCACATCTATTTCATCGCCCACTTCATCGACGATTTCCGCCAGTTGGTCAAATGAGCTGCGAGAGCCATCAAGCTGACGTCCGCCATGGTTGGAAATGACCACGCCAGTGCAGCCAATTTCGACCGCTTTGCGTGCGTCTTCTCGGCTCATGATGCCTTTTAAACAGAATTGTCCGTCCCAGAATTTCACCATTTCCGCCACGTCGTCCCAGTTCATTGAAGGGTCGAGCATGTTGGTAAAGTAATCGCCAATGGAGGTGGCTCCGTTGCCCATGTCTACGTGTTTATCAAGCTGAGGCAGGCTAAATGGTTCGTGCGTGACGTAGTTAATGCCCCACATGGGTTTTAGAACAAATTGCAACATGCCTTTTAAATTCAATTTAAAGGGAATGGAAAAACCGGTGCGAAGGTCTCGTTCTCGGTTGCCACCGGTGATCGAATCGACGGTTAACATCATCACTTGTACGCCGGAATCTTTGGCCCGTTGCATCATGGCGCGGTTCAATTCGCGGTCTTTATGAAAGTAAAACTGATACACCTGAGGCGTGGTGGTTTGCTTGGCGATTTCTTCCATACTGACGGTGCCAAGGGACGATACACCAAACATGGTGCCGTACTTTTCGGCAGCATTGGCAACGGCTCTTTCGCCATCGTGGTGGAATAAACGTTGTAATGCGGTGGGTGAGCAATAGACGGGAAGACTAAGTTTTTGCCCCATGACGGTGACAGACAGGTCAACGTCTTTTACGCCTGTCAGAACGCTTGGTACTAGGTCGCAGGTTTCGAACGCGGCGGTGTTGCGGCGATAGGTCGATTCATCGTCAGAGCCGCCATCAATGTAGTTAAAAATCGGACTGGGTAAACGCTTTTTAGCCAGAATACGAAAATCGTGGAAGTTGTGGCAGTCTTTAAGACGCATGGATCTTGCTCCTTTTTAGTCGAGTCTATTTGTTATTCCTAATCATAGTCTTTGATTGATTTATAATAAATACGACATAAAATAATAAACTCTTTCTAAAAACGACGTAATAAAACAGGAGCAAGTGCTTTGAACGCTGCAGATTTAACGCTTTTTGTGAATGTCGCCGACGCAGGTTCGTTCAATAAAGCCGCGCAATACGCGGGTTTGTCGACGCCTGCACTGAGCAAGCGCATCAGTAAGCTAGAGCAAGATCTTGGTGTACAACTGATCCATCGCACGACAAGACGACTCAGCTTGACGGAAGCGGGCGAAAGTTTGTACGTTCATGCCAAAAATATAGAAGGCCAAGTGAGTGATGCCGTCGCTTCGGTGTCGGCGTTTAGCCAAGGCTTGAGTGGCAGTATTAACATTTCGGTTCCGACGATTTCAGGAGAATTACTTTTAGCGGAAGCCATTGCGGAATTCTGTCAGCAATATCCGAACATCACCGTCGATATGCGCCTTGAAAATGACTTTGTGGATTTGGTGGAAGAAGGGCTCGATCTTGCGATTCGCACCGGCAAGCTTGAAGATTCGAGCATGATTGCCAAGCCTTTGATTCAATCTAATTGGGTGGTTTGCTGCTCACCGAGCTATCTTAAAAAACATGGCGACGTTTCAAGTCTAGACGCACTAAAAGACCATAACTGTTTGGCTTATACCTACCAAGCGCAAGGGTCTTTTGATTGGCGTTTTACAAAAAATAGCATTGAAGAAAGCGTTCGTATTAGCGGCAGTTTTGCGACCAATAACGCCCAAGCTTTACGCAAAGCCGCTTTGTCGGGCTTTGGTATCGTCTATGTCCCGCGTTGTTGTGTTTATGAAGATTTGCAACAGGGCAAACTGGTCGCTATTTTGCCGGAGTTTCAGCCTCGACGGCTTGGGGTTTACGCTATTTACCCTTTTACTAAATATTTGCCAGAGAAGTTAAAGTTACTGATAGAGCACATTAAACAGGCTTACCAGGATAAGAAAGAATATTTTTAACAGGGTCTCTTGAATGAGAGGACTTTTCATTTAATTGTTTTGTCATTATTCTTGCTGTCTATTTAATCGCTTTTACGATGGAAATGCTTATGTCGGGTCAAGGTTCTGGAGGCAATGTACTTGCCGCACTTTGTAGTGTTTTTGTTCCTGGATTAGGTCAGTTGGTTCAGGGGCGTATT
This genomic stretch from Marinomonas primoryensis harbors:
- a CDS encoding winged helix-turn-helix domain-containing protein, whose amino-acid sequence is MIELKYTKDLARLRRLALSSQGLLQTSPFGSGLAGARKAVSYLGYVQIDTISVVERAHHHVLHSRVPKFDPSMINKMLIEGDIFEYWSHAAAFLPIDDFRFSLPYKHAIKSGQTHWNKNPDRKLMAELLERIRTEGPLRSRDVETKVSNRAGWWDWKPAKKALEQLFMEGDLMVKDRVGFQKNYDLTERVFPSSTNVTMPSMEEFVTHMVDQQLRCHGAVSLKGLTYLRRNTALRNAVKSLVNERLAQGVLEQVQLSSGEVYFIETGALERRLPNLSNRLHILSPFDNSVIQRDRLKHLFQYDYQIECYVPEAKRKYGYFSLPLLFRGEFIGRMDCKAHRKERRLEIKFLYLDTQGLDDDLVIHSFVEAIKTFSQFQQCDSVTLTAVNPKRLTLSLQSRLNAI
- a CDS encoding MFS transporter; its protein translation is MDTETKTLSRAGLIILMAGQLLPLIDFSIVNVALASIAESLDASHLQLELMVAAYGVGFAVCLAMGGRLGDNFGRRRLFIMGVWVFGIASLACGLSSSITGLLIARVAQGVGAAMIVPQILATIHVTLTGKRHSFAIGSYGAVGGLAFVLGQVLGGFLVSADVAGLGWRSVFLINIPVCIGILICARIWVPESRSEHPANVDWTGTFVLAAALLCLLIPVALGPEYHWSWPFLTMLVCVIPLLYLLWKVELQKEKNGRFPLMPPRLLRLHSIQFGIILAVLMFSSWSGFMFSVALTFQSGLGKSPLESGNAFIMLGLSFFIGSLYSARISDRIGKLNTLFLGCALQMPALLTLAWTFYHFWPNIGVTTLLPTTFFIGVGQAFIVGSFFRIGLSEVSKKDAGASSAMLTTVQQAAFGFGSALLGTILYQTFEMTQSHQTAIATVLIAEFGLMLALVIAGLFYRRRLHNL
- a CDS encoding Lrp/AsnC family transcriptional regulator; the encoded protein is MEIDNLDRKILTILQRNNRIANIDLAEEVGLSPPACHKRVKRLRDNNIIVGDVSLVNPELTGNKLTLLVSVEMERDRKEIYDDFKRSISNATEVRHCYQITGSYDFMMIVIVPDIQAYERFVDRVIHTDTNIRKFQTSVSLRTVKTTTQINLDE
- a CDS encoding alpha-hydroxy acid oxidase, whose translation is MRLKDCHNFHDFRILAKKRLPSPIFNYIDGGSDDESTYRRNTAAFETCDLVPSVLTGVKDVDLSVTVMGQKLSLPVYCSPTALQRLFHHDGERAVANAAEKYGTMFGVSSLGTVSMEEIAKQTTTPQVYQFYFHKDRELNRAMMQRAKDSGVQVMMLTVDSITGGNRERDLRTGFSIPFKLNLKGMLQFVLKPMWGINYVTHEPFSLPQLDKHVDMGNGATSIGDYFTNMLDPSMNWDDVAEMVKFWDGQFCLKGIMSREDARKAVEIGCTGVVISNHGGRQLDGSRSSFDQLAEIVDEVGDEIDVIFDSGVQRGTHVLKALSLGAKAVGIGRMYLYPLAAAGQPGVERALGLMKAELERDMKLMGKTSIDQLNRENLRFRS
- a CDS encoding LysR family transcriptional regulator, with the protein product MNAADLTLFVNVADAGSFNKAAQYAGLSTPALSKRISKLEQDLGVQLIHRTTRRLSLTEAGESLYVHAKNIEGQVSDAVASVSAFSQGLSGSINISVPTISGELLLAEAIAEFCQQYPNITVDMRLENDFVDLVEEGLDLAIRTGKLEDSSMIAKPLIQSNWVVCCSPSYLKKHGDVSSLDALKDHNCLAYTYQAQGSFDWRFTKNSIEESVRISGSFATNNAQALRKAALSGFGIVYVPRCCVYEDLQQGKLVAILPEFQPRRLGVYAIYPFTKYLPEKLKLLIEHIKQAYQDKKEYF